One window from the genome of Montipora foliosa isolate CH-2021 chromosome 5, ASM3666993v2, whole genome shotgun sequence encodes:
- the LOC138002791 gene encoding matrilin-3-like: protein MLEKDRKACQDVDECILGSHMCDHICHNTLGSFRCSCQSGYRLMADLTTCTDIDECTEPDHSCSQLCNNTEGSYNCFCLKGFFLQKDNKTCVDHNIILDSSKPTTLSAGLGAFVAMAGITVFIILGTVMCVILYKRKARVRSARLAEDGKKSLFSWTE from the exons ATGCTTGAGAAAGATAGGAAGGCATGCCAAG atGTCGATGAGTGCATTTTAGGAAGCCACATGTGTGATCACATTTGCCACAACACTCTAGGCAGTTTTAGATGCAGCTGTCAATCGGGATACAGGCTAATGGCGGATCTCACAACTTGCACGG ATATTGACGAGTGCACAGAGCCTGATCATAGCTGTTCTCAACTTTGTAACAACACCGAAGGAAGTTACAACTGTTTCTGCTTAAAAGGCTTCTTTTtgcaaaaagacaacaaaacttGCGTTG ACCACAACATCATTTTGGACAGCTCCAAGCCGACAACGCTCTCAGCTGGATTGGGAGCGTTCGTGGCGATGGCGGGTATCACTGTGTTTATTATTCTTGGAACTGTGATGTGTGTAATACTCTACAAACGAAAAGCACGAGTTCGAAGCGCTCGTTTGGCAGAG GACGGAAAGAAATCACTGTTTTCATGGACGGAGTAG
- the LOC138002792 gene encoding uncharacterized protein — MVTHTAVTTIREIDAIMLAAIFSCWAFIIVPFIDILPIRSRPYCFAMFLSNSDIAERAITDRPIFVIPVIANLLKKAIFNQGYMLPKELTSINFTMELAANGTLPFLGVEIVKHMSRLETKVYKKPTDTGLLLHYQSHVDVRYKQSLLKTMLNRAFKLSSSWQLFHLECERLKETFSRLHHPVPLLQSAIRDFVTAKVSGDVRSKQTCDDKKAPVRIILPFKDQRSANSVRRQLGELSRKIGKDIHPVYTSRKIGSNIKPKESKPPIVNQQCVVYHFKCDLCDADYVGYTCRHLYQRIEEHKGSAIGKHVRDQHGRDPRDISRSFKILRKCQSKFDCLIYEMLFIKELKPTLNTQSDSIRAKLFL; from the exons ATGGTGACACATACAGCGGTGACCACCATCCGGGAGATTGACGCAATAATGTTGGCAGCCATATTTTCTTGCTGGGCATTCATCATTGTGCCCTTT ATTGATATCCTTCCTATCCGGTCTCGCCCTTATTGCTTTGCTATGTTTCTAAGTAACTCAGACATCGCCGAAAGAG CAATTACAGACAGGCCTATCTTTGTAATTCCTGTAATAGCTAACCTTTTGAAAAAAGCCATTTTCAATCAGGgatatatgttgccg AAAGAATTAACTTCAATTAACTTCACCATGGAACTAGCCGCAAACGGCACACTTCCCTTTCTGGGGGTGGAAATCGTGAAACACATGTCCCGCCTGGAGACAAAGGTGTATAAAAAGCCAACAGATACTGGATTATTACTACATTATCAAAGTCATGTCGATGTGCGATATAAACAGTCACTGCTAAAAACAATGCTGAATCGTGCTTTTAAGCTTTCTTCGAGCTGGCAACTGTTCCATCTAGAATGTGAACGTCTCAAGGAGACTTTCTCTCGGCTTCATCACCCAGTCCCACTCTTACAATCAGCAATCAGAGATTTTGTTACTGCAAAAGTTTCAGGGGATGTAAGATCCAAACAGACCTGTGACGATAAGAAAGCACCTGTGAGAATAATATTACCATTTAAGGACCAGAGATCAGCGAATTCTGTGCGAAGACAACTTGGAGAATTAAGTCGCAAAATCGGAAAAGATATCCATCCCGTGTACACAAGCCGAAAGATCGGATCTAATATCAAgccaaaagaaagcaaaccccctattgttaaccaacaatgtgttgtttaccatttcaagtgtgatctgtgcgatgcgGATTATGTCGGATACACATGCCGACACCTGTATCAACGCATTGAAGAACATAAGGGATCTGCCATCGGGAAACACGTCAGAGATCAACATGGGAGGGACCCAAGGGACATATCTCGTAGTTTCAAGATCTTACGgaagtgccagagcaaatttgactgcttaatttatgagatgctttttataaaagaactaaagccaactttgaacacgcagtctgactccatccgtgcaaagttatttttatag